A window from Sus scrofa isolate TJ Tabasco breed Duroc chromosome 2, Sscrofa11.1, whole genome shotgun sequence encodes these proteins:
- the MS4A2 gene encoding high affinity immunoglobulin epsilon receptor subunit beta (The RefSeq protein has 2 substitutions compared to this genomic sequence), translated as MDTEGRSRTDLALPEPQRPSSASEIELSEVPLHENVLQEEDTPPPPRRTWLTFLKKELEFLGVTQILVGLICLYFGTIVCSMLNISEFKEDFFSSFKAGYPFWGAALFGISGFLSVMSEEKQAIYLLRGMLGANTISSIAAGVGTVILIINLKKSSSYASNCRNIYENDFCSTASFSTEIVAMILFLTILGFCSAVLLTIYGVREILERNKIPEDRLYEEVNIYSPIYSELEERKEIASAPDS; from the exons ATGGACACAGAAGGTAGGAGCAGAACAGATCTTGCTCTTCCAGAACCACAAAGGCCCTCCAG TGCATCTGAAATTGAACTATCAGAAGTACCTCTCCATGAGAACGTCTTACAGGAGGAGgataccccacccccaccacgccGTACATGGCTGACTTTTTTGAAGAAGGAGCTGGAATTCCTGGGG GTAACACAAATTTTGGTTGGTTTGATATGCCTTTATTTTGGAACGATTGTCTGCTCCATTCTCaatatttcagaatttaaagaagactttttttcatcatttaaagcAGGCTACCCATTCTGGGGAGCAGCATTG TTtgctatttctggatttttgtcAGTTATGTCTGAAGAGAAACAGGCAATATATCTG CTACGAGGAATGCTGGGAGCAAACACCATCAGCAGCATAGCTGCAGGAGTAGGAACGGTCATCCTGATCATCAACCTAAAGAAGAGCTCATCTTATGCCTCCAATTGCCGGAACATCTATGAGAATGACTTCTGCTCCACAGCTTCCTTTTCCACT GAAATTGTGGCGATGATCCTCTTTCTCACCATTCTGGGGTTCTGCAGTGCTGTGTTACTGACCATCTATGGGGTCAGAGAAATACTTGAAAGAAATAAG ATTCCAGAAGATCGTCTTTATGAAGAAGTAAACATATATTCGCCAATTTACAGTGAGTTAGAAGAGCGAAAGGAGATAGCTTCTGCCCCTGATTCATAA
- the MS4A2 gene encoding high affinity immunoglobulin epsilon receptor subunit beta isoform X1, which yields MDTEGRSRTDLALPEPQRPSSASEIELSEVPLHENVLQEEDTPPPPRRTWLTFLKKELEFLGVTQILVGLICLYFGTIVCSILNISEFKEDFFSSFKAGYPFWGAALLRGMLGANTISSIAAGVGTVILIINLKKSSSYASNCRNIYENDFCSTASFSTEIVAMILFLTILGFCSAVLLTIYGVREILERNKIPEDRLYEEVNIYSPIYSELEERKEIASAPDS from the exons ATGGACACAGAAGGTAGGAGCAGAACAGATCTTGCTCTTCCAGAACCACAAAGGCCCTCCAG TGCATCTGAAATTGAACTATCAGAAGTACCTCTCCATGAGAACGTCTTACAGGAGGAGgataccccacccccaccacgccGTACATGGCTGACTTTTTTGAAGAAGGAGCTGGAATTCCTGGGG GTAACACAAATTTTGGTTGGTTTGATATGCCTTTATTTTGGAACGATTGTCTGCTCCATTCTCaatatttcagaatttaaagaagactttttttcatcatttaaagcAGGCTACCCATTCTGGGGAGCAGCATTG CTACGAGGAATGCTGGGAGCAAACACCATCAGCAGCATAGCTGCAGGAGTAGGAACGGTCATCCTGATCATCAACCTAAAGAAGAGCTCATCTTATGCCTCCAATTGCCGGAACATCTATGAGAATGACTTCTGCTCCACAGCTTCCTTTTCCACT GAAATTGTGGCGATGATCCTCTTTCTCACCATTCTGGGGTTCTGCAGTGCTGTGTTACTGACCATCTATGGGGTCAGAGAAATACTTGAAAGAAATAAG ATTCCAGAAGATCGTCTTTATGAAGAAGTAAACATATATTCGCCAATTTACAGTGAGTTAGAAGAGCGAAAGGAGATAGCTTCTGCCCCTGATTCATAA
- the LOC100512212 gene encoding oocyte-secreted protein 2, which produces MEVSMALEVLILLAAWIWPCAENVYVKIGCSLDWVMVSVSPYACSSHLYIFADELYLGSSCPATRIQTYAYDFIYPVHACGIRTKVISEDTLLFQTEIYFNPRNMHCDHEKIPLECCASRKSVWLTPVSTDHEIKLDPSPFIADFETTPEELGF; this is translated from the exons ATGGAGGTCTCTATGGCTTTAGAGGTCTTGATTCTCCTTGCTGCCTGGATTTGGCCTTGTGCTGAGAATGTCTATG TGAAAATAGGTTGTTCTTTGGACTGGGTGATGGTCTCTGTTAGCCCGTATGCATGCAGcagccatctgtatatatttgcTGATGAGTTATATCTGGGATCGAGTTGCCCTGCAACTCGGATACAAACATATGCATATGATTTTATATACCCTGTCCATGCCTGTGGGATCAGGACAAAG GTTATTTCAGAGGATACTCTCCTTTTTCAAACAGAGATATACTTTAACCCTAGGAATATGCATTGTGACCATGAGAAAATCCCTTTGGAGTGTTGTGCCTCTAG gAAATCAGTGTGGCTCACACCAGTTTCTACAGATCATGAAATAAAATTGGACCCCAGTCCTTTTATTGCTGACTTTGAGACAACACCAGAAGAGTTAGGATTTTGA